One Roseiconus lacunae genomic region harbors:
- a CDS encoding EF-hand domain-containing protein, with product MFRRTLQCAVFSGAIAVPGLLFAQPPGRGGPQGGMHGGPPTEMILQLFQQADANGDGSVTKAELTTALQSQTQSRGNRFGRMAPPSQDGPNGQFRRPEGPPPNGPPPIDGETILSQDAHQPGRPGPPQPGQIIPEPMIAALTLDVRQQRQLDGLQAIVDKRLASILTADQMEQLKNHRPPHGPGIPNGDAERND from the coding sequence ATGTTCCGCCGTACTCTTCAATGTGCCGTTTTCTCTGGGGCCATCGCGGTTCCTGGCCTTTTGTTCGCTCAACCACCAGGCCGTGGCGGCCCGCAGGGTGGAATGCATGGCGGCCCGCCGACGGAAATGATCCTTCAACTGTTTCAGCAAGCCGACGCCAACGGCGATGGAAGCGTCACGAAGGCGGAACTGACCACCGCGTTGCAATCACAAACTCAATCACGTGGCAATCGATTCGGTCGCATGGCCCCACCTTCGCAGGACGGCCCGAACGGCCAATTCCGACGCCCCGAAGGCCCGCCTCCCAATGGTCCTCCACCAATTGATGGCGAAACAATCCTGTCACAAGACGCACATCAACCGGGACGCCCCGGGCCACCACAACCCGGACAAATCATCCCCGAACCGATGATCGCCGCACTAACACTCGACGTCCGCCAACAACGCCAGCTCGACGGACTCCAAGCGATCGTCGACAAACGCCTGGCTTCGATCCTGACCGCCGATCAAATGGAACAACTGAAAAATCATCGGCCCCCACACGGCCCAGGAATTCCCAACGGCGATGCCGAACGGAATGATTAA
- a CDS encoding sigma-70 family RNA polymerase sigma factor produces MNRDVTKILSDIERGDRAAASELLPLVYEELRRLAASRMNQERSGQTLQPTALVHEVFLKLVGDDSQRWDGRGHFFAAAAEAMRRILIDNARRKGRVKRGGDFQRQELNDNVSVDQSSSNDDLLILDEALTKLATEDEQLAKLVELRYFTGLTIDETAEVLGVSPRTTKRNWAYARAWLQREMGGDGH; encoded by the coding sequence ATGAATCGAGACGTCACTAAAATCCTCTCGGACATCGAACGAGGTGATCGAGCCGCGGCGAGCGAACTGCTTCCACTGGTGTATGAGGAACTCCGCCGATTAGCCGCCAGTCGCATGAACCAAGAACGGTCCGGGCAGACACTGCAACCGACAGCGTTGGTCCACGAGGTCTTTTTAAAACTTGTCGGTGATGATTCACAGCGATGGGACGGGCGCGGTCACTTTTTCGCCGCGGCCGCCGAAGCGATGCGAAGAATTTTAATCGATAACGCACGTCGAAAAGGCCGCGTCAAACGAGGCGGCGATTTTCAGCGTCAAGAATTGAATGACAATGTCAGTGTCGATCAATCCAGCAGCAATGACGACTTGTTGATTCTCGATGAAGCACTTACGAAGCTCGCCACCGAAGATGAGCAATTAGCCAAGTTGGTTGAACTGCGATACTTCACGGGTCTGACCATCGATGAAACCGCCGAAGTCCTCGGTGTTTCACCGCGGACGACGAAACGGAATTGGGCCTACGCACGCGCTTGGTTGCAACGTGAAATGGGTGGAGACGGCCATTGA